Genomic window (Psilocybe cubensis strain MGC-MH-2018 chromosome 1, whole genome shotgun sequence):
GATTAAATTCACATGCAGGATCTGTTTTTGTCCTGTTCGCAGCATGTGTCCCTCAGTGACAGGCGTCGGGATTAAACCTCCCGTTGCTGAATCGCTGTTCGTGCCCCCGTGGCGTTGCGCGCATGGTTCCATCATGAGGGCTGTAATCGAGAATTTTCCAGTTACGTGCCAGAAAAAAGCCTCATCTTGTAGGGCGATACAGTTGTTAACGGTCATTGACCGCATCCCAGACGGAACTGCGGAGACTGGAAATCTCGGGACCTGTGAAACCTTTGATAGCGTCAACTTTCCCAGATCAAATGGTGTGCCTTGAATGTGTACTTACTTACCAGCTCTCACACTTCCCTtaaatcaaggtgcttccctCTTGATCGTCTTACCCTGCGGATGGATTAGGATGGTGCCTTCTTCGTAATTTCGGCTCTTTGAACAACCTTTAGCAGAGTAATAGAATGTAAAAATATCACTCTGTACCTCGTCCCACTCCCAACTCTATTCACTATTCTTTACAAATGTCCGTGGCCATCCAATGACGCCGTCACATTACCCATGGTGGGCACTCCCTCCGCAAGGTAATAGACGTCAGAGTCCGTCTCAAATGTTCTAATAGAACCTGTCACGTCAAAACTGCAAAACTCTCTCAAAAACATGAGAACATACCAAAAACAAGATGTCTTCAAGACGACGGTCCTAGGATACGGATACTTAATCTGGGGTGTAGTCGGTCGTGAAAGATAACTATCTGCTTCAGGAAATTCTTCACTCGGATGTCTTTCGGCACAATGTCTGGTTCTGGAAATAGATGGACCTAATCCAAAGGAGTGGTTAACAATCAGAGCAATGGTAAGTATGAATAGTTTTAAACTcgactttttttgttttcaagACGAATCGGTACATTGTTTCCCTGCTGTTTCCGTGACCTGGAGTACAGCCAAACCGAGTCAGTGGAGGCAACTGCATGGATGACAAATTGACACTTTAGAGATGATTTATCTCAACATGAAACGACGTCTGGAACCGGGGCCCCTTCTCACACTAGAAGCTACCACCCATAATAGACCAACCCATGCAGACTTGATATCAACAGGACGAAGAACTGTGTGGACTACCACAGACAGCTTTGTTTATCACGTATCTTTGCGTATAAAAAGCGCTTCGGCAAGTTAGATTACAATCCCTACCTTTAAAGTACGAACATCGAACAAAATCATTGTGTAATTAGCACAGAATGACGACCGGATCATGATGTCATGTTGGCTTTACATAGTGATACAGATAAGACGCATAAATCAGTCCTATTGAGATACATTTAGTGATAAACGAGAATACCGTTGAAGAGCGGATACTTACCCAAAGCTTGATGAGGCCATCCCATGACGCCGTTATCACTTTGGACTACAAAGGGCGAAGGTTAGTCTTGTATCGATGCGAAGAAGTACCACTTACACTTTCGTGAGGTAGCCATTCATGGGCGATGACAACTTTGGAATGGGCTTTTAGTCGGGATTTAATGCGCCCTGTTTTCCAATCCCAAAATACAACATTGCCTTCGCCATCTCCACTACTGATCCATTTTCCATCCGGAGAGAATCCGACCTGACACGCATAGCCAGCAACTGAATGACCAGCGAAACGCTTCTTGCGATTCTGCCGGAAGTTATCCGTACTGTAAATCAGTATCTGATTGTCAAGAGACTGTGCGGCGAAATATTTCTCTGAAAATAGAATTAGTTGATATCTCGGTAGCGACTTTTGCAGAAGACAGGAGCATACTCGATGGATGAAGAGTGACGGCTGGCATGGAATGCATGTGAGGTTCGGCAATATATTTGATGACGACTGGGATATCGAAATCCCATGCACGGATCGTTTTGTCGTCAGATGTCGTCACAAAGCGTCGATTTTCGTCAACAAAAGTGATGGTGTTTACAGGTCCAAGATGTTGGTCGTATTCTTGTGTTATTTCGCCTGAATTCATATCATACTGAGAAAGGAGGGTCAAGCCCGGAATCGCATTGAAATATATGTGGAGACCTCACCTGAATGATTTTCTTGTCGGACATACCGGCGAGGAAGATATTCTGTTTATCTTCATCGGGGTGAAAGCGGATAACATATGGTATTTTACCATTGCTAAACCGCTTCAAGCACTGGCCAGTTTCTGTATCCCACAGTTTCATTTGGCGATCATAACCACATGACAAAAATTGCCGCCCATCgtttgaaaaagaaacatcCTTGACCGCTTTAGTATGACCATGGAATGTTCTCAAACAATTTCCGTGGGTATAGACGTCCCAAAGCTAATAGAGTGATTAAATGAATTGTTCAAAAGCCATTAAAAAGGGCCTACTTTGATTTTTGTGTCCATAGATCCACTCAATAATAGATGTCCTGTTTCGGGGAAAGTGCGAATAACTGAGACTCCCTGGGTATGTCCAGTCCAGGTATGTATGCAAACTTTTGGAATGAAACAATCCTGTGAGCCAGCTTCCTGAAGCAGGTTTGGTGCTTCAGCAACAGGCGGTGACATATAAGTCCGGCCTTGGTAATCTGTCATAGATTTGCCATGGAAAACAGAGGTTTCTTGGCCTTCTCCGCgttttggctttggctttttgCCAACAAATTGAGGTTCtggctcttcttcctcttccgcctcatcatcatcttcaccAGTGCCTTCCAATCCAGACAGGAAATGTTGTTGTggctcctctccctcccacGTAGCCCAAGGTCCAACATAAGCGCCCTCACCATCAACGACGGACAAGTCGCCTTTCTGCTTTCTTTTCCGTTTGAGCTCTCGCTTTTGGTCTCTTGTAGCGCGAAGAGTATCAATGGTTGAAAAATTATTAGCTTTTGCGTTTTCCAGGGAGCCCAAGACAGCGGGCGCGTTTGGATCAATGGAAGGATTGGCAGAGTAGCCCAAAATGGAATGGGTGAGATGTTGGGCACGAAACGCATGCTCTGACATGGACTGCTCTTCCACATGTCCAGCAAGGGCATTTTGGTTCATGAATCGTCCTCTGTCTCCAAAAGGATTCTCTGGTCCTTGGATTGGAAGAGTCAAATCCTTGTATGGGATATTCACATTCATTTGCGTATCACTCGGCCGAGTAACCAAAGAAGTCATGTTTAGAGGATCCTGATATTGCAATCAGCGAGATGCTTGACGCGATAGCGAACACAAACACTTTACCTCTGCTAGAACATGTGGGGCAGCATCCCTCGGGGCAGACTGGGCCGGTCCTTCCTCAACGCGCAACTTCTTTGCGCTTGGGAGAGAAGATAGGCCAAAAGCATCCTTGGAAATGGATCCtacatcctcctcgtcagAGGAGTATGCTATAGAAAGCGACATTATACTTGGTGTTTGCCAGTTGATCGCGTTAACCTATTGTCAAGCAGTCACGTCACATTAGAGAAGTCAGTCATGCTATGTGACAACGTGACCATCATACAGCCTCACTGTGCAGCTGCTTTCCTGGTTCCGAGTGAGCAGCGCCCCAACCTTTCCTCTGGCATGATTCGGTGACTCGTCCACCA
Coding sequences:
- a CDS encoding Pre-mRNA-processing factor 17, which gives rise to MSLSIAYSSDEEDVGSISKDAFGLSSLPSAKKLRVEEGPAQSAPRDAAPHVLAEDPLNMTSLVTRPSDTQMNVNIPYKDLTLPIQGPENPFGDRGRFMNQNALAGHVEEQSMSEHAFRAQHLTHSILGYSANPSIDPNAPAVLGSLENAKANNFSTIDTLRATRDQKRELKRKRKQKGDLSVVDGEGAYVGPWATWEGEEPQQHFLSGLEGTGEDDDEAEEEEEPEPQFVGKKPKPKRGEGQETSVFHGKSMTDYQGRTYMSPPVAEAPNLLQEAGSQDCFIPKVCIHTWTGHTQGVSVIRTFPETGHLLLSGSMDTKIKLWDVYTHGNCLRTFHGHTKAVKDVSFSNDGRQFLSCGYDRQMKLWDTETGQCLKRFSNGKIPYVIRFHPDEDKQNIFLAGMSDKKIIQYDMNSGEITQEYDQHLGPVNTITFVDENRRFVTTSDDKTIRAWDFDIPVVIKYIAEPHMHSMPAVTLHPSKKYFAAQSLDNQILIYSTDNFRQNRKKRFAGHSVAGYACQVGFSPDGKWISSGDGEGNVVFWDWKTGRIKSRLKAHSKVVIAHEWLPHESSKVITASWDGLIKLWD